The Variovorax paradoxus genome window below encodes:
- a CDS encoding dihydrofolate reductase family protein: protein MRKLKIMEHVSLDGVIQSSGEDGFPHGDWTAPYRTPEGRDEVLAAHGERFDLLLGRRTYDLWSDYWPKAPGGPMADGLNAATKYVVTHRPDSLAWGPFEGLGPDIAESVGRLKSSAGPDLVLWGSSTLTSALLEHGLVDEMMLIVYPVLLGTGKRLFAQGLPARAFDLVSNKTTPSGLVLGSYRFAGALKT, encoded by the coding sequence ATGAGAAAGCTCAAGATCATGGAGCACGTATCGCTCGACGGCGTGATCCAGTCCTCCGGCGAGGACGGCTTCCCGCATGGCGACTGGACCGCGCCCTACCGCACGCCCGAAGGCCGCGACGAAGTCCTCGCCGCGCACGGCGAACGCTTCGACCTGCTGCTGGGCCGCCGCACCTACGACTTGTGGTCGGACTACTGGCCCAAGGCACCGGGCGGGCCGATGGCGGACGGCCTGAATGCAGCGACCAAGTACGTCGTGACGCACCGCCCCGACAGCCTAGCCTGGGGCCCGTTCGAAGGCCTCGGGCCGGACATCGCCGAGAGCGTCGGCCGCCTCAAGTCGAGCGCCGGCCCGGACCTCGTGCTCTGGGGCAGCTCGACGCTGACATCGGCGCTGCTCGAGCACGGGCTGGTCGACGAGATGATGCTGATCGTCTATCCGGTGCTGCTGGGCACCGGCAAGCGCCTTTTCGCGCAGGGTTTGCCGGCTCGCGCCTTCGATCTGGTGAGCAACAAGACGACGCCGTCGGGGCTGGTGCTCGGCAGCTACAGGTTCGCCGGTGCTTTGAAGACTTGA
- a CDS encoding type II toxin-antitoxin system Phd/YefM family antitoxin — MKFSTRVKPISYLKDHATDIVKEISDSREALLITQDGEAKLVVMDVRSHEEREKTIALLKLLALGHREIEQGRFRDADEVFADLAGDNQGQGLLS, encoded by the coding sequence ATGAAGTTCTCGACCCGAGTCAAACCCATCAGCTATCTCAAGGACCACGCGACGGATATCGTCAAGGAGATCTCGGACAGCCGCGAAGCGCTGCTGATCACTCAAGACGGGGAAGCGAAGCTCGTGGTGATGGATGTCCGCAGCCATGAGGAACGCGAAAAGACGATCGCGTTGCTGAAGCTCCTGGCATTGGGACATCGCGAGATCGAGCAAGGGCGGTTTCGCGATGCCGACGAAGTGTTCGCTGATCTGGCTGGAGACAACCAAGGACAAGGCCTCCTTTCGTGA
- the gdhA gene encoding NADP-specific glutamate dehydrogenase: MKHASAQDFLAHVAQRNPGQPEYLQAVTEVIQSLWPFIAQHPRYQAQALLERLVEPERVIIFRVCWTDDHGDVQVNRGYRIQHSLAIGPYKGGLRFHPSVNLSILKFLAFEQTFKNALTTLPMGGGKGGSDFDPKGRSQGEVMRFCQAFATELFRHVGAYTDVPAGDIGVGGREVGYLTGMVKKLTNRADCVFTGKGLSFGGSLIRPEATGYGNVYFAQEMLQTRGRSFEGLRVSVSGAGNVAQYTIEKAMALGARVVTVSDSSGTVVDESGFTAEKLAVLMDVKNHHYGRVSDYAERVGAKFVADATPWHVPVDVALPSATQNELDVEDAKTLVKNGVVCVAEGANMPSTIEAVKVFEAADVLYAPGKASNAGGVATSGLEMSQNAARLSWPREEVDARLLQIMRSIHEACLAHGRREDGRVSYVDGANVAGFVKVADAMLAQGVV, from the coding sequence ATGAAGCACGCCAGCGCCCAAGACTTCCTGGCCCATGTGGCTCAGCGCAATCCCGGGCAGCCCGAATACCTGCAGGCCGTGACGGAGGTCATCCAGAGCCTGTGGCCCTTCATCGCACAGCATCCGCGCTACCAGGCGCAGGCGCTGCTGGAACGGCTGGTGGAGCCCGAGCGCGTGATCATCTTCCGTGTCTGCTGGACCGACGACCACGGCGACGTGCAGGTCAACCGCGGCTATCGCATCCAGCACAGTCTGGCCATCGGCCCGTACAAGGGCGGCCTGCGTTTCCATCCGTCGGTGAACCTGTCGATCCTGAAGTTCCTGGCCTTCGAGCAGACCTTCAAGAACGCGCTGACCACGCTGCCGATGGGCGGCGGCAAGGGCGGCTCCGACTTCGACCCCAAGGGCCGCAGCCAGGGCGAGGTCATGCGCTTCTGCCAGGCCTTCGCCACCGAGCTGTTCCGCCACGTGGGCGCCTACACCGACGTGCCCGCGGGCGACATCGGCGTGGGCGGCCGCGAGGTGGGCTACCTCACCGGCATGGTCAAGAAGCTCACCAACCGCGCCGACTGCGTGTTCACCGGCAAGGGCCTCTCGTTCGGCGGCTCGCTGATCCGGCCCGAGGCCACGGGCTACGGCAACGTCTATTTCGCGCAGGAGATGCTGCAGACGCGCGGGCGCAGCTTCGAGGGCCTGCGCGTGTCGGTCTCGGGCGCGGGCAACGTTGCCCAGTACACGATCGAGAAGGCCATGGCGCTCGGGGCCAGGGTGGTCACGGTGTCCGACTCCAGCGGCACGGTGGTCGACGAGTCGGGCTTCACCGCGGAGAAGCTCGCGGTGCTGATGGACGTGAAGAACCACCACTACGGCCGCGTGAGCGACTACGCCGAGCGCGTCGGCGCGAAGTTCGTCGCCGATGCCACGCCGTGGCACGTGCCGGTGGATGTGGCGCTGCCCAGTGCGACCCAGAACGAGCTCGACGTCGAGGATGCGAAGACGCTGGTGAAGAACGGCGTGGTCTGCGTGGCCGAGGGCGCGAACATGCCGTCGACCATCGAGGCGGTCAAGGTGTTCGAGGCGGCCGACGTGCTGTATGCGCCGGGCAAGGCCAGCAATGCCGGCGGCGTCGCCACCTCGGGCCTGGAGATGAGCCAGAACGCCGCGCGCCTGTCATGGCCGCGCGAGGAGGTCGACGCGCGCCTGCTGCAGATCATGCGCAGCATCCACGAGGCCTGCCTGGCTCATGGGCGCCGCGAGGATGGCCGCGTGAGCTATGTCGACGGGGCGAACGTGGCGGGCTTCGTCAAGGTGGCGGATGCGATGCTGGCGCAGGGCGTGGTTTGA
- a CDS encoding SDR family oxidoreductase: protein MNTQNQKIAVVSGGSRGIGAAVARRLARDGITVALLHRSNAAAAEAVVRGIVAEGGRASAFQADVTDEAAANAAVAAIAEAYGHIDILVHAAGTFVAAPVGELTRAMFVEQMDTHAWSTIVLTQAVLPHIPKAGGAIVNVSTDLVHIPGGGTALYSAAKGAVEVLTKGFAMELGARNIRVNAVAPAITRTDMTSGIPADHLREETALTPLGRLAEPEDIADVVAFLASNDARWVTGRTVLTDGGRI, encoded by the coding sequence ATGAACACACAGAACCAGAAGATCGCCGTCGTCTCCGGCGGCTCGCGCGGCATCGGCGCCGCCGTGGCGCGCCGCCTCGCGCGCGACGGCATCACCGTCGCGCTGCTGCACCGGAGCAATGCCGCCGCGGCCGAGGCCGTGGTGCGCGGCATCGTGGCCGAGGGCGGCCGCGCTTCCGCGTTCCAGGCCGACGTCACCGACGAGGCCGCGGCGAACGCCGCCGTGGCCGCCATCGCCGAGGCCTACGGCCACATCGACATCCTCGTGCATGCGGCCGGCACCTTCGTCGCGGCGCCGGTGGGCGAGCTCACGCGCGCCATGTTCGTCGAGCAGATGGACACCCATGCGTGGAGCACCATCGTGCTGACGCAGGCCGTGCTGCCGCACATCCCGAAGGCGGGCGGCGCCATCGTCAACGTGTCGACCGACCTGGTCCACATCCCCGGCGGCGGCACCGCGCTGTATTCCGCGGCCAAGGGCGCGGTCGAGGTGCTGACCAAGGGCTTCGCGATGGAGCTCGGCGCGCGCAATATCCGCGTCAACGCGGTGGCGCCCGCCATCACGCGCACCGACATGACCTCGGGCATCCCCGCCGATCACCTGCGCGAGGAGACCGCGCTCACGCCGCTGGGCCGGCTGGCCGAGCCCGAGGACATCGCCGACGTGGTGGCGTTCCTCGCGTCGAACGATGCGCGCTGGGTGACGGGGCGCACGGTGCTGACGGACGGCGGGCGGATCTAG
- a CDS encoding LysR family transcriptional regulator: MEDLNDLLLFARVVEAGGFSAAERETGTPKSRLSRRVGALEKRLGVRLIQRSAHRFQVTDVGERVYRHARSMADEAQAVRATVDETLGEPAGPVRISASPVSGELLLGGWLGEFSLRHPKVRITLDLSNRFVDLLGERIDLAIRYASQPLASADIVARPIGLGRMELVGAPSLLAAHGEPTEPADLHRFPALGQGGGPDSVRPWALVDADGRTLLHHPQPLLISDNYQALREAALRGAGLVQLPIEACRDALADGRLRRVLPAWPSLATQAYVLYPSRKGMSSAVRAVLALLETKYRELEPPGAG, encoded by the coding sequence GTGGAAGACCTCAACGACCTGCTCCTGTTCGCCCGCGTGGTCGAGGCGGGCGGCTTCTCGGCGGCCGAGCGCGAGACCGGCACGCCCAAGTCGCGCCTGAGCCGGCGCGTGGGCGCGCTCGAGAAGCGGCTCGGCGTGCGGCTGATCCAGCGTTCGGCGCACCGCTTCCAGGTCACCGACGTGGGCGAGCGCGTCTACCGCCACGCGCGCAGCATGGCCGACGAGGCGCAGGCGGTGCGCGCCACCGTCGACGAGACGCTGGGCGAGCCCGCGGGGCCGGTGCGCATCAGCGCCTCGCCGGTGTCGGGCGAGCTGCTGCTCGGCGGCTGGCTCGGCGAGTTCAGCCTGCGGCATCCGAAGGTGCGCATCACGCTCGACCTGTCGAACCGCTTCGTCGACCTGCTGGGCGAGCGCATCGACCTCGCGATCCGCTATGCGAGCCAGCCGCTGGCCTCGGCCGACATCGTCGCGCGGCCGATCGGCCTGGGGCGCATGGAACTGGTGGGCGCGCCCTCGCTGCTGGCGGCGCATGGCGAGCCCACCGAGCCGGCCGACCTGCATCGCTTTCCGGCGCTGGGCCAGGGCGGCGGCCCCGACAGCGTGCGGCCCTGGGCGCTGGTCGATGCCGACGGCCGGACGCTGCTGCACCATCCGCAGCCGCTTCTGATCAGCGACAACTACCAGGCCCTGCGCGAGGCCGCGCTGCGCGGCGCGGGCCTGGTGCAGCTGCCGATCGAGGCCTGCCGCGATGCGCTGGCCGACGGCCGGCTGCGCCGCGTGCTGCCGGCCTGGCCCTCGCTGGCCACGCAGGCCTACGTGCTGTACCCGAGCCGCAAGGGCATGAGTTCCGCGGTGCGCGCGGTGCTGGCCTTGCTCGAGACGAAGTACCGCGAACTCGAGCCGCCCGGCGCGGGTTGA
- a CDS encoding MFS transporter codes for MPTSILTTPTPAPADAATRGATLAAACLSMAAIAMSITAAGVALVPIGAAFGIGFGALQWVLNLFVLSFAAFLLPAGALADRIGQRRSFIAGGAIFSAFTLMAVLATRTEWLLAARFLQGAGGALLAASGPAALTAVFHGEAERKRAFGWLGSCGGVGLTLGALLSGAAATQGGWRAALAIHLPLVLAALVLALWNFRGHAGRVVHTRFDLGGAVLGFTTIAAAMAFGILGAERGWGASAVLACLAIALVAGSLFARSQRRHPAPLLPRALLRNRGFVFACLLTLLFTTVWVAMFIYVPLHQQAARGHDADHAGRTLLALLMPAMVMPALASRLAVRIGTRSVLVGGCLAMAAGLGLLYLAWADLSRPAALEWLALALCGSGAGCLYGLLDYLAMASLPNALAGTGSATFNVLRLLGDALGAIVPGAVLVLVQALAPRLAAAIGEPVTREMLNAVAAGQFGALASGGAAAAEAFRSAIASVPAVLAVGVLLGAVLAWWRAERT; via the coding sequence ATGCCGACCTCCATTCTCACCACTCCGACACCGGCCCCGGCCGATGCCGCCACGCGCGGCGCCACCCTGGCCGCGGCCTGCCTCTCGATGGCCGCGATCGCGATGTCGATCACCGCCGCGGGCGTGGCGCTGGTGCCGATCGGCGCGGCCTTCGGCATCGGCTTCGGCGCGCTGCAATGGGTGCTCAACCTCTTCGTGCTGAGCTTCGCCGCCTTCCTGCTGCCGGCCGGCGCGCTCGCCGACCGCATCGGCCAGCGCCGCAGCTTCATCGCGGGCGGCGCGATCTTCAGCGCCTTCACGCTGATGGCCGTGCTGGCCACGCGCACCGAATGGCTGCTGGCCGCGCGCTTCCTGCAGGGCGCCGGCGGTGCGCTGCTCGCGGCCAGCGGTCCGGCCGCGCTCACGGCCGTGTTCCATGGCGAGGCCGAACGCAAGCGCGCCTTCGGCTGGCTCGGCAGCTGCGGCGGTGTTGGCCTCACGCTGGGCGCATTGCTGTCGGGCGCCGCGGCCACGCAGGGCGGCTGGCGCGCGGCGCTCGCGATCCATCTGCCGCTGGTGTTGGCCGCGCTTGTGCTCGCGCTGTGGAATTTCCGCGGCCATGCGGGCCGGGTGGTGCACACGCGCTTCGATCTCGGGGGCGCGGTGCTGGGCTTCACGACCATCGCGGCCGCGATGGCCTTCGGCATCCTCGGTGCCGAGCGTGGGTGGGGCGCGAGCGCCGTGCTCGCCTGTCTGGCGATCGCCCTCGTCGCGGGGTCGCTGTTCGCGCGCTCGCAACGCCGGCACCCGGCACCGCTGCTGCCCCGCGCCCTGCTGCGCAACCGCGGCTTCGTGTTCGCTTGCCTGCTTACGTTGCTGTTCACCACGGTGTGGGTCGCGATGTTCATCTACGTGCCGCTGCACCAGCAGGCCGCGCGCGGCCACGACGCGGACCATGCGGGCCGCACCCTGCTCGCGCTGCTGATGCCCGCGATGGTGATGCCGGCCCTCGCCTCGCGCCTGGCCGTGCGCATCGGCACGCGGTCCGTGCTGGTCGGTGGCTGCCTCGCGATGGCGGCCGGCCTGGGCCTGTTGTATCTGGCGTGGGCCGATCTCTCGCGTCCCGCCGCGCTCGAATGGCTGGCGCTGGCCCTGTGCGGCAGCGGCGCCGGCTGCCTCTACGGCCTGCTCGACTATCTCGCGATGGCCAGCCTGCCGAACGCGCTGGCCGGCACCGGCTCGGCCACCTTCAACGTGCTGCGGCTGCTCGGCGATGCGCTCGGCGCCATCGTGCCGGGCGCGGTGCTGGTGCTGGTGCAGGCGCTGGCGCCGCGGCTCGCGGCCGCCATCGGCGAGCCCGTGACGCGCGAGATGCTCAACGCCGTGGCGGCCGGGCAGTTCGGCGCGCTGGCCTCGGGCGGCGCGGCGGCGGCCGAGGCCTTTCGCAGTGCGATCGCGTCCGTGCCCGCAGTGCTGGCCGTGGGGGTGCTGCTCGGCGCCGTGCTGGCGTGGTGGCGCGCCGAGCGAACTTGA
- a CDS encoding SMP-30/gluconolactonase/LRE family protein has product MRILAEGLQFPEGPVALGDGSVLLVEMRAGLVVRISPDGERHIVADCGGGPNGAAIGPDGALYVCDNGGSAYVPGRFTSTGPAADYEGGSIRRFDLRTGAHTLLYTHRDGHRLSSPNDLVFDAHGGFYFTDFGKKHARLRDSGGVYYALPDGSRIVEVAYPLLSPNGIGLSPDARVLYVAETETARLWAFDIVEPGVVRKHPFPSPHGGRIVCGLPGFQRFDSLALEAGGNICVATLITGAVSVIAPDGTLLRQVVFPDSYVTNLCFAGPDMQTAYVTLSGTGQLASLPWPAPGLRLHFNA; this is encoded by the coding sequence ATGAGAATTCTGGCCGAGGGTCTGCAATTTCCTGAAGGGCCGGTGGCGCTGGGCGACGGCTCGGTGCTGCTGGTCGAGATGCGCGCGGGCCTCGTCGTGCGGATCTCGCCCGATGGCGAGCGCCACATCGTTGCCGACTGCGGCGGCGGTCCGAACGGCGCGGCGATCGGACCCGACGGCGCGCTCTACGTCTGCGACAACGGCGGCAGCGCCTATGTGCCGGGCCGCTTCACCTCGACCGGGCCCGCGGCCGACTACGAAGGCGGCAGCATCCGCCGCTTCGACCTGCGCACGGGCGCGCACACGCTGCTCTACACGCATCGCGACGGCCATCGGCTGTCGTCGCCCAACGACCTCGTCTTCGATGCGCACGGCGGCTTCTACTTCACCGACTTCGGCAAGAAGCATGCGCGGCTGCGCGACTCCGGCGGCGTCTACTACGCGCTGCCCGACGGCTCGCGCATCGTCGAGGTGGCCTATCCGCTGCTGTCGCCGAACGGCATCGGCCTCTCGCCCGATGCGCGCGTGCTCTACGTGGCCGAGACCGAGACGGCGCGGCTGTGGGCCTTCGACATCGTCGAGCCCGGCGTGGTGCGCAAGCATCCCTTTCCCTCGCCGCATGGCGGGCGCATCGTCTGCGGACTGCCGGGCTTCCAGCGCTTCGACAGCCTCGCGCTCGAGGCCGGCGGCAACATCTGCGTCGCCACGCTGATCACCGGCGCGGTCTCGGTCATCGCGCCCGACGGCACGCTGCTGCGGCAGGTGGTCTTCCCCGACAGCTACGTCACCAACCTCTGCTTCGCCGGGCCCGACATGCAGACCGCCTACGTCACGCTGTCGGGCACGGGACAGCTCGCCTCGCTGCCCTGGCCCGCGCCGGGCCTGCGGCTGCATTTCAACGCGTAG
- a CDS encoding tripartite tricarboxylate transporter substrate binding protein: protein MIRREFIATLAGACAAAALPPARAAAPYPSRHVRVVVPFTAGGGTDVVARAIAMGLSESMGQSFFIDNKPGASTLIGSELVAKATPDGYTLLVASVPHATNPWMMKSMPFDTAKAFAPIGLAVQSPFIMVASSTSSIQSFDDALAAARSKRLSFASTGSGTADHLSMELLALQSGVTMTHVPYKGTGPALADLMGGHVDLMFANVVAAAPLVKSGKLRALAASTARRSPSLPEVRTVAEATGKPFDVSAWTGVLAPAGTDAAIVERLSTEVRKALQTRATREALTVNGAEPVGSTPAEFQAFIAREMKTWGEIIAKAGITPS from the coding sequence ATGATCCGCCGCGAATTCATCGCCACCCTGGCCGGCGCCTGCGCTGCTGCCGCCCTGCCGCCGGCACGCGCCGCGGCGCCCTATCCGAGCCGTCATGTGCGCGTGGTCGTGCCCTTCACCGCGGGTGGCGGCACCGACGTGGTGGCGCGCGCGATCGCGATGGGGCTGTCGGAGTCGATGGGCCAGTCCTTCTTCATCGACAACAAGCCCGGTGCCAGCACCTTGATCGGCTCGGAGCTGGTGGCCAAGGCGACGCCCGATGGCTACACGCTGCTGGTCGCGAGCGTGCCGCATGCCACCAACCCGTGGATGATGAAGAGCATGCCCTTCGACACCGCGAAGGCCTTCGCGCCGATCGGCCTCGCGGTGCAGTCGCCGTTCATCATGGTGGCCTCGTCCACCTCGTCGATCCAGTCCTTCGACGACGCGCTCGCGGCGGCGCGCTCGAAGCGCCTGTCCTTCGCCTCCACCGGCAGCGGCACGGCCGACCACCTGTCGATGGAACTGCTGGCGCTGCAGTCGGGCGTGACGATGACGCACGTGCCCTACAAGGGCACCGGCCCCGCGCTGGCCGACCTGATGGGCGGCCACGTCGACCTGATGTTCGCGAACGTGGTCGCGGCCGCGCCGCTCGTGAAGTCGGGCAAGCTGCGCGCGCTGGCCGCATCGACCGCGCGGCGCTCGCCCTCGCTGCCCGAGGTGCGCACCGTCGCCGAGGCCACGGGCAAGCCCTTCGACGTCAGTGCCTGGACCGGCGTGCTCGCGCCCGCGGGCACCGACGCGGCCATCGTGGAGCGCCTGAGCACCGAGGTGCGCAAGGCCCTGCAGACGCGCGCCACGCGCGAGGCTCTGACGGTGAACGGCGCCGAGCCGGTGGGCAGCACGCCGGCGGAGTTCCAGGCCTTCATCGCGCGCGAGATGAAGACCTGGGGCGAGATCATCGCCAAGGCCGGCATCACGCCGAGCTGA
- a CDS encoding YciI family protein, with protein sequence MPYVILALDQPDAQALRETLKPAHLDYLSERQQRMLAGGAVLDEHGRAIGALIIVDADDRADAERFIGDDPFAQGGLFASVRVMPWRQAFFDRRRTK encoded by the coding sequence ATGCCCTACGTCATCCTCGCGCTCGACCAGCCCGACGCACAGGCGCTGCGCGAAACGCTCAAGCCGGCGCACCTCGACTACCTGAGCGAGCGGCAGCAACGCATGCTGGCCGGCGGCGCGGTGCTCGACGAGCACGGCCGCGCGATCGGCGCGCTGATCATCGTGGACGCCGACGACCGCGCGGACGCGGAACGCTTCATCGGCGACGACCCCTTCGCGCAAGGCGGCCTGTTCGCCTCGGTGCGCGTCATGCCCTGGCGGCAGGCCTTCTTCGACCGCCGCCGCACGAAGTGA
- a CDS encoding esterase encodes MKRIGKVAATAAAVCIAAALPAQAQVLKEFGSFHVGGRQVTLDGYPVTESVFTQGAKPTRVDPNGDFEVEQMYVQYLVPEPTRAKYPLLMWHGGGLTGVTWDTKPDGQPGWMQYFFRQGHPVYVSDAVERGRASWARYPEIFKGPPFFRTKKEAWETFRMGPEGSYSLDPAKRTAYPEGKFPGAYLDQFAKQFVPRWTVNDGPTLAAYNAEIQKVGPAVVMVHSQAGNFGFQAALAAPDKVRAVIAIEPAGAPPPGPALDSLKNIPMLIIWGDNVDKQEIWIRQQPASRAFADDLNARGGKVEWIELPKIGIRGNSHMTMMDTNSDHIAALIQDWMKRNGLMR; translated from the coding sequence ATGAAGCGAATCGGGAAAGTCGCGGCCACCGCCGCGGCCGTGTGCATCGCGGCGGCGCTGCCGGCACAGGCGCAAGTGCTCAAGGAGTTCGGCAGCTTCCACGTCGGCGGCCGGCAGGTCACGCTCGACGGCTACCCCGTCACCGAGAGCGTGTTCACGCAGGGCGCGAAGCCCACGCGCGTCGATCCCAACGGCGACTTCGAGGTCGAGCAGATGTACGTGCAGTACCTCGTGCCCGAACCCACGCGCGCGAAGTACCCGCTGCTGATGTGGCACGGCGGCGGCCTCACCGGCGTGACCTGGGACACCAAGCCCGACGGGCAGCCCGGCTGGATGCAGTACTTCTTCCGCCAGGGCCATCCGGTGTACGTGTCGGACGCGGTCGAGCGCGGCCGCGCCTCGTGGGCGCGCTATCCCGAGATCTTCAAGGGCCCGCCCTTCTTCCGCACCAAGAAGGAAGCCTGGGAGACCTTCCGCATGGGGCCCGAGGGCTCGTACAGCCTCGATCCCGCCAAGCGCACCGCCTATCCCGAGGGCAAGTTTCCCGGCGCCTACCTCGACCAGTTCGCCAAGCAGTTCGTGCCGCGCTGGACCGTGAACGACGGCCCCACGCTGGCGGCCTACAACGCCGAGATCCAGAAGGTCGGACCCGCGGTGGTCATGGTGCACAGCCAGGCCGGCAACTTCGGCTTCCAGGCCGCGCTCGCCGCGCCGGACAAGGTGCGCGCCGTGATCGCCATCGAGCCCGCGGGCGCGCCGCCACCCGGCCCCGCGCTCGACAGCCTCAAGAACATCCCGATGCTCATCATCTGGGGCGACAACGTCGACAAGCAGGAGATCTGGATCCGCCAGCAGCCGGCCTCGCGGGCCTTCGCGGACGACCTCAACGCGCGCGGCGGCAAGGTCGAATGGATCGAGCTGCCGAAGATCGGCATCCGCGGCAACAGCCACATGACGATGATGGACACCAATTCCGACCACATCGCGGCGCTGATTCAGGACTGGATGAAGCGCAACGGTCTGATGCGCTGA
- a CDS encoding tripartite tricarboxylate transporter substrate binding protein, translated as MYGEKLSKALGQPVLVDNKPGATGNIAQDTVAKAPADGYTLLYAVSNSFVSNPHAFARLPFDVDKDFAPVAQTVRNGLYLVTARDFPARTLQEAMALARAAPGRYSYASYGLGGFPHLVMELVLAQEKVEMLHVPYKGGALTDVAAGTVPLVWEPAANAIPFMKEGRVRALAVWGYGQRNPATPEVPNIAELVPGADVASFQGFWAPAKTPREIVARLNEEITRASRDPALIEKLRLAYAEPVVSTPEQMAAEVRRESVRWRQLIRDKNIRLD; from the coding sequence ATGTACGGCGAGAAGCTGTCGAAGGCGCTCGGGCAACCGGTGTTGGTGGACAACAAGCCCGGCGCCACCGGCAACATCGCGCAGGACACGGTGGCCAAGGCGCCGGCCGACGGCTACACGCTGCTCTACGCGGTCTCGAATTCCTTCGTGAGCAACCCCCACGCCTTCGCGAGGCTGCCCTTCGATGTCGACAAGGATTTCGCGCCCGTCGCGCAGACGGTGCGCAACGGCCTGTACCTCGTGACCGCGCGGGACTTCCCGGCCAGGACGCTGCAGGAAGCGATGGCCCTGGCGCGCGCGGCGCCCGGCAGGTACAGCTACGCCTCGTACGGGCTCGGTGGCTTTCCGCATCTGGTCATGGAGCTGGTGCTGGCGCAGGAGAAGGTCGAGATGCTCCACGTGCCCTACAAGGGCGGCGCGCTCACCGACGTGGCGGCCGGCACCGTTCCGCTGGTCTGGGAGCCGGCCGCGAATGCCATTCCGTTCATGAAGGAGGGCCGCGTGCGGGCCCTCGCGGTCTGGGGCTACGGCCAGCGAAACCCCGCCACGCCCGAGGTGCCGAACATCGCCGAGCTCGTGCCCGGTGCCGACGTCGCGAGCTTCCAGGGCTTCTGGGCGCCCGCGAAGACGCCGCGCGAGATCGTCGCTCGCCTGAACGAGGAGATCACCCGTGCGAGCCGCGATCCCGCGCTGATCGAGAAGCTCCGGCTCGCCTATGCCGAGCCCGTGGTCTCGACGCCCGAGCAGATGGCGGCGGAGGTCCGGCGCGAGTCGGTGCGCTGGCGCCAGCTGATCCGCGACAAGAACATCCGACTCGATTGA
- a CDS encoding NIPSNAP family protein has product MIVEQRTYRVRAGTVRDYLHTYEHEGGLALQRQHLGRMIGYFHTEFGPLNEIVHLWAYDDLADRDRRRAALSADPQWQAYAPKIFRFIETQESKLLKPAAFSPNY; this is encoded by the coding sequence ATGATCGTCGAACAACGCACCTACCGCGTGCGCGCGGGCACCGTGCGCGACTACCTCCACACCTACGAGCACGAGGGTGGGTTGGCGCTGCAACGCCAGCACCTGGGCCGCATGATCGGCTACTTCCACACCGAGTTCGGACCGCTCAACGAGATCGTCCACCTGTGGGCCTACGACGACCTCGCGGACCGCGACCGGCGCCGCGCCGCCCTGTCGGCCGATCCGCAGTGGCAGGCCTACGCGCCGAAGATCTTCCGCTTCATCGAGACGCAGGAGTCGAAGCTCCTGAAACCCGCGGCGTTCAGCCCGAACTATTGA
- a CDS encoding cupin domain-containing protein codes for MHNEPSKTGAVIVTPEEAEAIQPFGLDMQVLLGSEQTGGRLSVIMACHRPGEGPPDHLHFTQEECFFIVEGTYEVTAGDTTRTVGAGTIVYLPRGVVHRFRNVGTTTARMLDWSVPGGQDRYFREISALAGPGFSGEEVALISQKHDTNFPAPH; via the coding sequence ATGCACAACGAACCCTCGAAGACCGGCGCGGTCATCGTCACGCCCGAGGAGGCCGAGGCGATCCAGCCCTTCGGCCTCGACATGCAGGTGCTGCTCGGCAGCGAACAGACGGGCGGCAGGCTCTCGGTGATCATGGCCTGCCACCGGCCCGGCGAGGGCCCGCCGGACCATCTGCACTTCACGCAGGAAGAGTGCTTCTTCATCGTCGAAGGCACTTATGAAGTGACCGCCGGCGACACCACGCGCACGGTGGGCGCCGGCACCATCGTCTACCTGCCGCGCGGCGTCGTCCATCGCTTCCGGAATGTCGGCACCACCACGGCGCGCATGCTCGACTGGAGCGTGCCGGGCGGGCAGGACCGCTACTTCAGGGAGATCTCCGCGCTGGCGGGCCCCGGCTTCTCGGGCGAGGAGGTCGCGCTGATCAGCCAGAAGCACGACACCAACTTCCCCGCGCCGCACTGA